In Microcoleus sp. FACHB-672, one DNA window encodes the following:
- a CDS encoding IS630 family transposase: MSQHARLVGQAQQEIRYFAQDESRFGLKTICGRLITACGVKPIGQWQWLFKAFWLYGAVEPATGESFFLQFSHVDTQCYQRFLDEFSQAYRNSLNILQVDNGRFDTSKNLIVPENVILLFQPPYCPALNPIERLWEHLKANLKWASFQTLAQLQTKVDQLLAQLTPEMIASITGYSFILDALSVVNSF; this comes from the coding sequence TTGAGCCAGCACGCTCGGCTAGTGGGGCAGGCTCAGCAAGAGATTCGCTACTTTGCACAAGATGAGAGTCGCTTTGGACTTAAAACCATCTGTGGACGATTAATTACAGCTTGCGGAGTCAAACCCATTGGACAGTGGCAATGGTTGTTCAAGGCATTCTGGCTCTACGGTGCCGTAGAACCGGCAACGGGAGAGTCTTTCTTCCTGCAATTTTCTCATGTTGATACCCAGTGCTATCAACGGTTTTTGGATGAGTTTTCCCAAGCCTATCGAAATAGTCTCAATATTCTTCAAGTCGATAATGGACGGTTTGACACAAGCAAAAACTTGATTGTGCCAGAGAATGTCATTTTGTTGTTTCAACCACCTTATTGTCCAGCGCTAAATCCTATTGAACGGTTATGGGAACATCTCAAGGCTAACCTCAAGTGGGCGTCGTTCCAAACCCTGGCTCAACTGCAAACCAAAGTGGATCAACTCTTGGCGCAGTTAACACCTGAAATGATTGCTTCCATCACAGGTTATTCCTTCATCTTGGATGCCTTATCTGTCGTTAACTCCTTTTAA
- a CDS encoding DUF86 domain-containing protein: protein MPTREWPLRILDIIDAIARIQRLTEQKTFEEFEADEAISGAILYCFIIIDEAAVNVPLALQNRYPHIPWRLMGNMRNVMAHEYFQVIPI, encoded by the coding sequence GTGCCTACTAGAGAATGGCCTCTACGGATTCTGGATATTATCGATGCGATTGCCAGAATTCAACGTTTAACAGAGCAGAAGACGTTTGAGGAATTTGAGGCAGATGAAGCGATTTCAGGAGCCATTCTCTACTGTTTTATCATCATTGATGAGGCGGCTGTCAATGTCCCTTTGGCTTTGCAAAACCGTTACCCTCACATTCCCTGGCGGCTGATGGGAAACATGAGAAATGTGATGGCTCACGAATATTTTCAAGTGATACCAATTTAA
- a CDS encoding nucleotidyltransferase family protein, with protein MKRDEVIATLAAHKDELKALGVKSLELFGSVARDEAGPDSDVDFLVEFEDENSIGLFEFSKVRFFLEDVLGCSVEMGTRNALRKELRERVIKEAIRAY; from the coding sequence ATGAAACGCGACGAAGTCATCGCAACTTTAGCAGCCCATAAAGACGAATTAAAAGCTTTAGGAGTAAAATCTTTAGAGCTATTTGGTTCAGTGGCGCGGGATGAAGCCGGCCCAGATAGTGATGTAGATTTCTTAGTAGAGTTTGAAGATGAAAACTCTATTGGACTGTTTGAATTTAGCAAAGTGCGGTTTTTCTTAGAGGATGTCTTGGGATGCTCTGTTGAAATGGGAACCCGAAACGCTTTGAGGAAAGAATTACGGGAGCGAGTGATTAAGGAGGCAATTCGTGCCTACTAG